From the Megalops cyprinoides isolate fMegCyp1 chromosome 21, fMegCyp1.pri, whole genome shotgun sequence genome, one window contains:
- the LOC118769288 gene encoding chemokine-like receptor 1 translates to MATSTLPPLPFPEYQEGKSTIDTLEIVMDKVLIVLYTLTIILGITGNSVVIWVAGFRLPSTVTSVWLVNLAVADLIFCLTRVVSLAKKLFFSYWPFGIFLCKFNGFFKYANMFCSVFLLSVISVDRALCVWRPVLTKQRRTLGAARLVSVGVWVASVTLSSPYFAFRQTYTSKNNLTKCSMEVKDREGDISSSLALYILRFLCGFLLPFLVILCCYTLAAMGIRRTRLTRKRKPLKILASLVCAFFLCWAPYHCLLLVKMVNSKSQVVKIGLPLSKGIAYFNSCINPLLYFFMGLDFRRRFQQGLSEVYRNALAEVEGPTAQSDEGQEKTSASTTQAREAVNSSASNVAAL, encoded by the coding sequence ATGGCCACCAGCACGCTCCCACCATTGCCTTTCCCTGAATACCAGGAAGGAAAATCTACCATTGACACCTTAGAAATCGTCATGGACAAAGTGCTGATTGTCCTCTACACCCTGACCATTATCCTGGGCATCACCGGCAACTCAGTGGTCATCTGGGTAGCGGGTTTCCGCCTGCCATCCACCGTTACCAGCGTGTGGCTGGTCAACCTGGCGGTGGCCGACCTGATCTTCTGCCTGACCCGCGTGGTCTCGCTGGCCAAGAAGCTGTTCTTCAGCTACTGGCCCTTCGGCATCTTCCTGTGCAAGTTCAACGGCTTCTTCAAGTACGCCAACATGTTCTGCAGCGTATTCCTCCTCAGCGTCATCAGCGTGGACCGGGCGCTCTGTGTGTGGCGGCCCGTGCTGACCAAACAGCGCCGCACGCTGGGGGCGGCCCGCCTGGTCAGCGTCGGTGTGTGGGTGGCCTCCGTCACCCTGAGCTCCCCCTACTTTGCCTTCCGCCAGACATACACCAGCAAAAACAACCTGACCAAGTGCTCCATGGaggtgaaggacagagagggggacatCTCTAGCTCGCTGGCCCTCTATATCTTGCGCTTCCTGTGCGGGtttctcctccccttcctggTCATCTTGTGCTGCTACACCTTGGCCGCCATGGGCATACGCCGCACCAGGCTGACACGGAAGAGGAAGCCCCTCAAAATCCTGGCCTCCCTGGTCTGCGCCTTCTTCCTCTGCTGGGCGCCCTAccactgcctcctgctggtcAAGATGGTGAACAGCAAGAGCCAGGTGGTGAAGATAGGCCTGCCGCTGTCCAAGGGGATCGCCTACTTCAACAGCTGCATCAACCCACTGCTGTACTTCTTCATGGGCCTGGACTTCCGGAGGCGTTTCCAGCAGGGTCTGTCGGAAGTGTACAGGAATGCCCTGGCGGAGGTTGAGGGGCCGACTGCCCAATCTGATGAGGGGCAGGAGAAGACCTCTGCTTCCACAACACAAGCTAGAGAGGCGGTCAACAGTTCAGCGTCGAATGTGGCCGCATTATGA
- the lim2.4 gene encoding lens intrinsic membrane protein 2.4, which translates to MYSFMGGGLFCAIVGNILLVVSTATDYWMQYRLSGSFAHQGLWRYCMSGKCYMQTDSIAYWNATRAFMILSAMSCFAGIIAGILSFAHFSAFERFNRSFAAGIMFFISTLFVLLAMAIYTGVTVNFLGKRFGDWRFSWSYILGWVALLMTFFAGIFYMCAYRMHECRRMAGPR; encoded by the exons ATGTACAGTTTCATGGGAGGAGGCCTTTTTTGTGCCATCGTGGGGAACATCCTGCTGGTTGTCTCCACGGCCACGGACTACTGGATGCAGTACCGCCTCTCCGGCAGTTTCGCCCACCAGGGGCTGTGGAGGTACTGCATGTCCGGCAAGTGTTACATGCAGACGGACAGCATCG CCTACTGGAACGCCACGCGCGCATTCATGATCCTGTCGGCGATGTCCTGTTTCGCTGGCATCATCGCTGGGATCCTGTCCTTCGCCCACTTCTCTGCTTTTGAGAGATTCAACCGTTCCTTTGCTGCTGGGATCATGTTCTTCATTTCCA CGCTGTTTGTCCTGCTGGCGATGGCCATCTACACGGGGGTGACCGTCAATTTTCTGGGAAAGCGTTTCGGTGACTGGCGCTTCTCCTGGTCCTACATACTAGGTTGGGTGGCCCTTCTCATGACCTTCTTTGCAG gaatattttacatgtgtgcCTACAGAATGCATGAGTGCAGAAGAATGGCTGGCCCTCGCTAA